In one Shinella zoogloeoides genomic region, the following are encoded:
- a CDS encoding LysR family transcriptional regulator, producing MKDISWESYRIFLEVARQGGLTAAAEVSGFSPATVGRRVLQVEEAIGRPLFLRSQTGYRLTGDGQALFDKLLAMESVARGVESWRQEGQGASFVRVMAGTWVAWLICENISAVCTARDPFRLGISISERRATLAHREVDVGIRAVEPAEPSLISRHAGEVAYAAYRRKNAGEALAGRWLAISEQDAVSPYLRWPHERQHGAIAILVSRPRSLLDLVRAGAGLAVLPCFVGDLDPELERAGEEIRDLRHHQWIVANSEDRHRRDIRTVSDRLFKLLKSHADLFAGKRPSRT from the coding sequence ATGAAAGACATATCGTGGGAATCCTATCGCATCTTCCTGGAGGTCGCCCGGCAGGGCGGGCTTACCGCCGCCGCCGAGGTATCGGGCTTCAGCCCCGCAACCGTAGGGCGGCGCGTCTTGCAGGTAGAGGAGGCCATAGGCCGTCCGCTCTTTTTACGCAGCCAGACGGGATACCGGCTGACGGGCGACGGGCAGGCACTGTTCGACAAGCTGCTCGCCATGGAATCGGTCGCGCGCGGCGTCGAGAGCTGGCGCCAGGAAGGACAAGGCGCCAGCTTCGTGCGGGTGATGGCCGGAACCTGGGTGGCGTGGCTGATCTGCGAGAATATCTCTGCAGTCTGCACCGCGCGCGACCCCTTCCGTCTGGGTATCTCGATTTCCGAGCGCCGTGCCACGCTTGCGCATCGCGAAGTGGATGTCGGCATACGCGCGGTGGAACCGGCGGAGCCGAGCCTGATCAGCCGGCATGCGGGTGAGGTGGCATACGCGGCCTATCGCCGGAAGAATGCCGGGGAAGCGCTCGCCGGCCGCTGGCTGGCGATATCTGAGCAGGATGCGGTGTCGCCTTATCTGCGCTGGCCGCACGAGCGGCAACATGGCGCGATCGCCATCCTCGTCAGTCGTCCGCGGTCACTGCTCGATCTCGTGCGTGCGGGCGCGGGACTGGCCGTCTTGCCCTGTTTTGTCGGAGATCTCGATCCCGAGCTGGAACGGGCGGGCGAGGAGATCCGCGACCTTCGCCATCACCAGTGGATCGTCGCCAACAGCGAGGACCGGCACCGGCGCGACATCCGCACCGTTTCCGACCGGTTGTTCAAGCTCCTGAAAAGTCACGCCGATCTTTTCGCCGGCAAGCGCCCGAGCCGGACATGA
- a CDS encoding SMc00767 family acetate metabolism repressor, producing MTVQTRVKERAEEQASAMTADQQAMIRMVANDLHRLNQSVMKAVEAGVSVELVRSARHHGGEGNWGDLLIPVIVTQGRG from the coding sequence ATGACAGTCCAGACCCGCGTCAAGGAACGAGCCGAAGAACAGGCTTCCGCCATGACCGCCGACCAGCAGGCCATGATCCGCATGGTCGCCAACGACCTGCACCGCCTCAACCAGTCCGTCATGAAGGCGGTCGAGGCCGGCGTCTCGGTCGAACTCGTCCGCTCCGCCCGCCACCACGGCGGAGAGGGCAACTGGGGCGACCTCCTGATCCCGGTCATCGTGACGCAGGGCCGCGGCTGA